A part of Schistosoma mansoni strain Puerto Rico chromosome W, complete genome genomic DNA contains:
- a CDS encoding putative lhx3 produces MTTTTTTTPSTENTDGEVHSFVLADNSNNSHESPPSITSESSPSISETPLSPRLPMIPELDNPQGVLAALIHLGHHNHIQQQSKSESEQKLTNLWGFPYLSSTSSSSTIRGFLNGTEVYTDPNKLHCQLTALMNASLSRTMPHIQTSSDSNEAPLDLSAKTTQSINVNSTGDNNCQNSSSFILEQNAQIIDNEDNNDFPVNNQDQFLSVPSLIQTEHASSVYRSTSTTSSTNGGRRNRTSITALQSRCMHSIYNYHKTPSVHECDRLGEMIGLSRRVVQVWFQNQRAKEKKMARVSSGQYNLSVNSSLLTEKLSPIDSSSCIDSNFCQICSISIQKSEITNNSVLTNQQATNACNQSTNFSSHASFVDHLFSAVHLKKLLRWCTMDTT; encoded by the coding sequence ATGACAACAACCACAACGACAACTCCATCAACAGAAAATACAGATGGTGAAGTTCATTCATTTGTATTAGCTGataattcaaataattcacATGAATCTCCACCATCAATTACATCAGAAAGTTCTCCGTCTATTTCTGAAACTCCATTATCACCAAGATTACCCATGATACCAGAGTTAGACAATCCTCAAGGTGTTCTCGCTGCACTTATTCATCTTGGTCATCATAATCACATTCAACAACAGTCAAAATCTGAAAGTGAACAAAAATTAACAAATCTATGGGGGTTCCCCTACCtctcatcaacatcgtcatcgTCTACTATTCGTGGATTTTTAAATGGTACTGAAGTGTATACAGATCCAAATAAACTACATTGTCAACTAACAGCACTTATGAATGCATCATTAAGCAGAACTATGCCACATATTCAGACTTCATCAGATTCAAATGAAGCTCCATTAGATTTAAGCGCTAAAACAACGCAATCAATTAATGTAAATTCTACTGGTGATAATAATTGTCAAAATAGTTCATCTTTTATTCTTGAACAAAATGCTCAGATAATCGATAATGAAGATAATAATGACTTTCCGGTCAATAATCAAGATCAATTTCTTTCTGTCCCATCTCTAATTCAAACAGAACATGCTTCTAGCGTTTATCGTTCAACAAGTACAACCTCTAGTACAAATGGTGGACGTAGGAATAGAACCAGTATTACAGCACTTCAATCTAGATGTATGCATTCAATATATAATTATCATAAAACTCCATCAGTACATGAATGTGATCGATTAGGTGAAATGATTGGTTTGTCACGACGTGTTGTTCAAGTATGGTTTCAAAATCAGCGtgcaaaagaaaagaaaatggcACGTGTTTCATCAGGACAATATAATCTTTCAGTAAATTCATCTTTATTAACTGAAAAATTATCACCAATAGATTCTTCTTCTTGTATAGATTCAAATTTTTGTCAAATTTGTTCAATATCTATTCAGAAATCAGAAATAACAAATAATTCCGTGCTAACTAATCAACAAGCAACAAATGCTTGCAATCAGTCAACAAATTTTTCATCACATGCATCATTTGTAGATCATCTTTTCTCAGCAGTTCATTTGAAAAAGTTATTACGTTGGTGTACAATGGATACTACTTAA